From one Candidatus Peregrinibacteria bacterium genomic stretch:
- a CDS encoding ATP-binding protein yields MEEAIKQINELRRLPSETEWVEFKSNHQPPGKIGEYISALANSACLHQRSEAYLVFGIENKTHKVIGTKYEPRTTKGKGAEDLEPWLHRNLKPKIDFKIQEIEHPDGRVVIFFIQPAFAGPVKFNNKAWIRISSSTKALDEFPEKEAIIWERRTPFEDKLAKENVSESDAIELLEFDQYFRLTGETRPKNQTGIIEKLLQEEFLAKKKGKLNITNLGGILLARNLENFPKLRSKAVRIISYKGTNKLHAIKDETFNRGYAVGFGDIISYIQSQIPEPEKIEGGLRSSKVSYPPNAIREFVANALVHQDFLVTGSTPLVEIFENRIEISNPGKALIPTDRFIDHPPKSRNEKLSDMLRRMKICEKRGSGVDRAMFAIELSQLPPPNIEDQKNDGLRVTIYSQKELSKLTKEEQCRACYFHSCIQHVINQESLTNASLCKRLGIEDKNKAIASRIIKRTIEKGWIKVFDPDNKSNRYKKYIPYWG; encoded by the coding sequence ATGGAAGAGGCAATAAAACAAATCAACGAACTTAGAAGGTTGCCTTCAGAAACCGAATGGGTAGAATTCAAGTCTAATCATCAACCTCCAGGAAAAATAGGTGAGTATATTTCTGCACTTGCAAATTCAGCTTGCTTACACCAAAGAAGTGAAGCGTATTTAGTATTTGGAATAGAAAATAAAACACACAAAGTTATTGGAACGAAATATGAACCGAGAACAACAAAGGGTAAGGGAGCTGAAGACCTTGAACCATGGCTACACAGAAACCTAAAGCCCAAAATTGATTTCAAAATTCAAGAAATTGAACATCCAGATGGGAGAGTAGTGATATTTTTCATCCAACCAGCATTTGCCGGTCCTGTGAAATTCAATAATAAAGCATGGATACGAATAAGTAGTAGTACAAAGGCACTAGATGAATTCCCAGAAAAAGAAGCTATTATATGGGAGCGACGAACTCCATTTGAAGACAAATTAGCAAAAGAGAATGTTTCCGAATCAGATGCTATCGAACTACTAGAATTTGACCAATATTTTCGGTTAACTGGGGAAACTAGGCCAAAAAATCAAACTGGGATTATTGAAAAGTTACTTCAAGAAGAGTTCCTTGCGAAAAAGAAGGGCAAGCTTAACATTACGAACCTAGGTGGCATCCTACTGGCTCGAAATCTTGAAAATTTCCCGAAATTAAGAAGTAAGGCGGTACGTATTATAAGCTACAAAGGAACAAATAAACTTCACGCAATAAAAGATGAAACATTTAATAGAGGATACGCCGTAGGATTCGGAGATATTATTTCCTACATACAAAGCCAAATCCCCGAACCAGAAAAAATTGAAGGAGGACTACGTAGCAGTAAAGTTTCATATCCACCAAATGCAATCCGTGAATTCGTTGCAAACGCATTGGTACATCAAGATTTTTTGGTAACCGGTTCTACTCCCTTAGTTGAAATATTCGAAAATAGAATTGAAATATCAAATCCAGGAAAGGCTTTAATACCAACGGACCGTTTTATAGATCATCCACCAAAATCAAGAAATGAGAAACTAAGTGATATGCTACGTAGAATGAAAATATGTGAAAAACGTGGGAGTGGTGTCGATAGAGCTATGTTTGCAATAGAACTATCTCAATTGCCACCGCCAAACATTGAAGATCAAAAAAATGATGGACTTAGAGTAACTATTTACTCTCAAAAAGAACTATCAAAATTAACAAAAGAAGAACAATGCAGAGCATGCTATTTTCACAGCTGTATACAGCATGTAATTAACCAAGAATCTTTAACAAACGCATCACTTTGTAAAAGACTTGGAATAGAAGATAAAAATAAGGCTATAGCGTCTAGAATCATCAAACGAACTATTGAAAAAGGATGGATTAAAGTATTTGATCCAGATAACAAATCAAATAGATACAAAAAATACATCCCATATTGGGGATAG